The following nucleotide sequence is from Gallaecimonas pentaromativorans.
ATCCAGTACTGCCAAGAGGCCTTGGCCCTGGTGGACGGCGAGCAGCTTTTAGAAGTGGGCCCCGGCAACGGCGCCCATGCGGCGGATCTGTTGGCTGGTTTGCCCCATTGCCGCTACCTGGGCCTTGATAGCGCCAGCGCCATGGTGGCGGCCGCCCGCGAAAAGCCTCACCCGCAGCTTGCCTTTATGGAAGGCGACCTGCTGGCTTTTACCCCAGCCCAGCTTTTTGACAAGGTGCTGACCATCAACACCGCGTATTTCTGGCAGCCCTTGGCACCAGCCCTGGCGCAGCTTAACCGCTGCCTGAAACTGGGCGGCACTTTGGTGCTGGGGGTGCGTTCCAGGGCCACCATGGCCGGCCAGCCGCAGTTTGCCGAGGGCTTTTGTTTTTTTGATGGCCCCGAGCTCGCCAGCGCCCTTGAGAGCTGTGGTTTTCGGGTCAGTTGGCAAAAAAGGCCCGAGCGCAGCGTAACCATCCTTGGCAATGTCTTGGAAAAAGAAGCGCTTATCTTTACCGCCATCAAGGAGGCAGCATGTTAGTCAACCTTATCGGCCTGTTGGCCATCGCCTTTGTGGTGTTCTGGTTTTGGCCCCGCAAGGGCGCCAGCAAGGCCACCCCAGGCAATAGCGAGGCCACCATCGTAGTGGACGGCGGCGTGTACGAGCCCGAGCGGCCGGTGCGCCCGGCCGGCCAGCCCATCACCCTGACTTTTTTGCGAAAAGACGCCTCGGCCTGCGCCCAGTGGGTGCTGTTTGACGGGGTAGACGCCAGCACCGAACTGCCCATCGGCAAGCCCCACACCCTCACCTTGCCGCCCCTGGCGCCGGGGGAATACGTGTTTCATTGCCAGATGAACATGTACCGCGGCACCCTGGTGGTGAAATAGCGGCGATCCAAAGGCTGATTAGCGCCGTAAGAGCCTGAAAAAATGGCGCTAATCGTATGAGCTCACAACACAAACTCCTGTCTTTACTGATCTGCCTGGTGCTGGTTGGCATCACCGGCGCCCTCGGGGCCATGGCATCGGTGGATGCCAAAGTCTTTTATGCCAGCCTTAGCCAACCGTCCTGGGCGCCGCCTCCTTGGCTGTTCGGCCCGGTGTGGACCGCCCTGTACCTGATGATGGCCCTGTCCCTGTGGCGCTACGGCCAAAGCCCCGGCAAACAAAAGTGGCCCCAGCGGCTGTTTTTGCTGCAACTGGGGGTCAACGCCCTGTGGTCCTGGCTGTTCTTCAGCTGGCACCAGGGCGCCCTGGCGATGCTGGATGTGCTGGCGCTACTGGTGCTGATTGGCGCCTGCATTCGCGGCTTTTACCCGGTAAATCGCCTGGCTGCCTGGCTGCTGGTGCCCTATTTGGCCTGGGTGAGCTTTGCCGCCTTGCTGACCTTCAGCCTCTGGCAAGGCAACAGCCATTTACTGGGTTAAGTCGAGCCCGGCTTTGGGTACACTGGCCCAAAACCTTGCAGGACCAACGATGCAGCAGCCCAGCCGGGCGCTGGTGGTGGAAGGCGGCGCCATGCGCGGCATCTTCGCCACTGGCGTCCTCGATGCCTTTTTAGAACACCGCTACCGTCCCTTCGATTTTTGCCTGGGGGTCTCGGCCGGTTCGACCAACCTTGCCGCTTGGCTTGCCGGGCAGCAGCGCCGTAACTACAAGGTGATCACCGACTACTCCTGCCGGCCCGAGTTTATCTCCCTTGGCCGCTTTTTAAGGGGCGGCCACTGGCTCGACCTCGACTGGCTGTGGGAGGTGACCATCCGCGAAATCCGCCTGGATCTCGACGCCTTTGCCGCCCAGCCGGTGCCCCTTTATGTGGTCACCACCCGGGTAGATAACGGCAAGGCCGCCTATATCAAGGCCGATGCGGGCAACCTGGAACAGCTGCTCAAAGCCTCTTGCGCCGTGCCCCTGGCCTACCGCAGCAACCCCTGCCTTGACGGCATTGCCATGACCGACGGCGGCGTGGCCGACTCCATTCCGGTTATCGAGGCATACAACAAAGGGGCGCGCGACATCACCGTGGTGCTATCGCGGCCCCTTGGCTATCGCAAAAAGCCCGCCAAGGCGCCCTGGCTCACCAAAAGGCTGCTAACAGGCTACCCGGCTCTCGCCGAGGCCATGGTCAACCGCCATCTAAGCTATAACGCTGCCATCGATTTTATCGAGCGGCCCCCGGCCGATTGCAAAGTGCGGGTCATAGCCCCCGGGGATGGCTTTAAGGTCGGGCGCACCACCACCGACAAAGCCCGCCTCGACGCCGGTTACGCCATGGGCCTTGCCAGTGGCCAGGCCGCCTGGGAATCTGGACAGCCCAGCGCCCCCTCAGGCAGACTCGAAACCCTTCCTTAGTTTTTCCCAGGTAGCCACCGCCTTTGCATTCGCCCATCCCATCAAACACCTCACCCCAAGAACTGAGCCATATCCTCGATAAGCTCGGCGAAGGGGTGCTGCTGACCGATGCCCAGCACAAGGTGAGCTTTGCCAACCCTGCCGCCTGCCAGGCGCTGGGGGTAGAGCGCCCCGAGGGTTTGGCACTGGCGATGCTGCTACCGGCTATTGCTCCTTATCTTGTGTCGCTGGCCACCAGCCCCCAGGCAAGCCTTGCCGGCTTGCAGGTCGAGCAAAGCGGCCAGGGTGAAACCCGGCACCTGAAAGTGAGCCTGGAGCCGCGCCTTGACCCGAAGCAAAGCCCCATCGGCTTTTTGGTGTTCATCAAAGACATTTCCGGCACCGTCCAGGACAGGGCCGAGCTTCGGGACCAAAACGCTCGCCTTGAAGCCATTATCAACGGCACCCGGGCCGGCACCTGGGAGTGGAACGTGCAGACCGACCAAACCCGCATCAACGAGCGCTGGGCGCAGATGCTCGGTTACACCCGGGCCGAGCTCGAGCCCATGAGCGGCGAGGTGTTCAAGACCCTGGCCCACCCCGACGACATTGTCTTTTCCGACGAAAAGCTGGCCCTGCATTTTGCTGGCAAGCTGCCTTTTTACGAACAGATTTGCCGGCTGCGCCACAAGGACGGCCATTGGGTGTGGGTACACGACCGAGGCCAGCTCACCAGCCGCGACAGCGACGGCCACCCCTTGCTGGTTACCGGCACCCATATCGACATCACCGAGTCGCGCCTGGCCGAAGAGCGCCTCAATAAACTGGCCCAAAGCGTGCCGGGGGTGATTTACCAATACGCCCTGGGCCCTGATGGCCATTCCTGGTTCCCCTATGCCAGCCAAGGGATCCGCGCCATTTACGGCTTGTCGCCGCAGCAGGTCACCTCTGATGCCAGCCTGGTGTTTGAGCGGCTCCACCCCGATGATGCCGAAGCGGTAGCCGACAGCATCCGCAGCTCTGCCCGCACCCTGGGCAAATGGCACTGCCAGTACCGGGTCAAGCTGGATGACCGGCAGATCTGGGTAGAAGGTAACGCGGTGCCGGAGAAACTCGAAGACGGCACCATCCTCTGGCACGGCATCATTACCGACATCACCGAGCGCAAGCACCTTGAAGAGCAGCTGCGGATATTGTCCATCACCGATGAGCTGACCGGGCTTTTCAACCGCCGCCATTTGTTTAAGGTCATCGACGATACCTTCCACCAATTCCAGCGCTACCAGACGCCCTTTTCGCTGCTGCTTATCGACATTGACCACTTCAAGGCCATCAACGACGGCCACGGCCACCCAGTGGGAGACGAGGTGCTTAAAGTGCTGGCGGCGCTGTTTGGCCAATCGCTGCGGCGCACCGATGTGGCCGGACGCATCGGCGGCGAGGAGTTTTTGGTGCTGCTAACGGGCACTGAGGCCAAAGGGGCAGCCCAGGCCGCCCAGCAGCTGTGCCAGCAATTTGCCGCCATGGCCCTGGACGACGGCCGCCAGGGGCAATTTAGTGCAACATTGAGTATCGGGGTTGCCACCGTCAGCGCGGATGACAAGGACCCCACCGCCTTGGTAAAACGGGCCGACCAGGCGGTCTATCAAGCCAAACGCCACGGCCGTAACCAAGTGTGGACCGCCGACTAAATCGCCCACCTACAGGCGTTAACGCCACAGGAGCCGCAGATGATAGACCTCTACTACTGGCCCACCCCCAACGGCCACAAAATCACCCTTTTCCTTGAAGAAGCCGGCCTTGAGTACCGCATCGTGCCGGTGGATATCAGCGCCGGTGACCAGTTCAAACCCGAGTTTCTGGCCTTCTCCCCCAATAACCGCATGCCGGCCATCATCGACCATGCCCCGGCCGATGGCGGCCAGGCCATCACGGTGTTCGAGTCCGGCGCCATCTTGCAATACTTAGCGGACAAAACCCGCCAGTTCTGGCCCAAAGATGTGCGGGCGCACAACACCGTTAACGAATGGCTGTTCTGGCAGGTGGGCGGCCTTGGGCCCATGGCCGGGCAAAACCACCATTTTGGTGTTTATGCGCCGGAGAAAATCGACTACGCCATCAACCGCTACGTCAACGAAACCAACCGTCTGTACGGGGTGCTCAACAAGCGCCTTGAAGGCCGCGATTTTATTGCCGGCAGCGACTACTCCATTGCCGACATGGCCTGCTACCCCTGGATAGTGCCCCATGAACGCCAGCAGCAGGATCTCAACCAGTTCCCCCACCTCAAACGCTGGTTCGAGGCCATCGCCAAGCGCCCGGCCACCCTCAGGGCCTACGCCAAAGGCGAAGCGGTGAGCAACAACCGCGCCACCGTTACCGAGCAGGGCAAACAAGTGCTGTTTGGCCAAAAGGCCCGCACCTGACCGCAGCGGGCGCACTTGCGCCCGCCCATCGCTTTGCCGACAATGCACTTTTGTGCCCAGGCCCGGCCCTTGTTATGTTCGACCCCATCGCCTTTCGCGCCCAATTTCCCAGCCTCTGCCAGCCCGAGATCTACCTCGACAACGGCGCCAGCACCCAAACCGCTGCGGCGGTTCTTAACGCCATGGACAGCTACTACCGCGAATACCGGGCCAATGTGCATCGCGGCAGCCACAGTTGGGCTGAGCGCGCCACCAGCGCCGTGGAAGCAGCCAGGGACAGCATTCAGAGCCTTATCAATGCCGCCGACCGCCGGGCCGTGGTTTTTACCAGCGGCACCACCGCCGCCATCAATCTCGTGGCCTGGGGGCTGATTGATTACTTCCAGCCCGGTGACCGGATCTTGGTCAGCGCCATGGAGCACCACGCCAACCTGGTGCCCTGGCAGCTGCTGGCCAGGCGCACCGGCGCCGTTATCGAGGTTATCCCCCTAAAGGACGATGCCAGCCTGGACATGGCCGCCTATGAGGCGCTGCTGGCCAACAAACCCAAGCTGGTGGCCTGCTGCCATGTGTCCAACACCCTGGGGCTGATAAACCCGGTGGAGGCCATCTGCGCCAAGGCCCGCCAGGCCGGGGCCCTGACCCTTATCGACGGCGCCCAGGCCATCGCCCACCTCAAGGTGGATATTCAGGCTATCGGCTGCGATTTTTACGCCTTCTCCGGCCATAAGATGTTTGGCCCTACCGGGGTGGGAGTGTTGGCCGGGCGCCTTGAGAGCCTGGGGGAGTTGCTGCCCTTTATGGGGGGCGGCGAGATGATCGACAAGGTGAGCTTTGAGGGCGTCACCTTCAACGCCCTGCCCCACCGCCTGGAAGCGGGCACCGGCCCCATCAGCGAGATAATCGGCCTGGGGGCGGCGGCAAACATGCTGCAATCCTTGGACGCATCAGCCTACGAAGCCGAGCTCACCGCCTTGTTGCTGGACGGCCTTGCGGCGCTGCCGGTCAAGGTGCTGGGCCAGGGGCCAAGGGTGAGTCTGGTATCCATCAGCGTCGACGGGGTGCACCATAGCGATCTGGCCCATTACCTTGCCGGCAAGGGCATTGCGGTGCGGGCCGGCCACCACTGCACCCAGCCACTGCATCAGCTGTTGGGCTTGCCGGGCTCGCTGCGCCTGGCAGTTGCGCCCTACAATACAAAGCAGGAGCTGCAACATTGCCTGGCCGCCCTGGCCGAGGCGATAGCACTATTTCAGGAGATGGCATGAGCCTGTTTGACGACTTTGCCGCCGAGAAGCACTTCGAAGGTCGCACCCGTTTTTTGCTGAGCCTGGCCCGCACCTTGCCGCTGCTGGACAGCAAATCCGCCAGTGATGAAGTGAGCGGCTGCGAGGCCAAAACCTGGCTGCATCTTGACACCAGCACGGGCCGGGTCAACCTGCGCGGCGACAGCGAAGCGCGCATTGTCAAAGGGTTGATGGCGCTGCTGTTCAGCCTGTTTGAAGGCCTGCCTGTCAAAGACGCCAAGGCCATTAACGCCCGCCAAGCCTTCGAGCAGGCAGGCCTTGCCCGCTTTTTAAGCCCTAGCCGCAGCAACGGCCTTTACGCCATGTTGGAGCGCATCGAACAGGGCCTTGCTTGATATGGACGAAGTGCCAGCGCACTTTGCCAGCCAACTTGAGCGCACCCATCGCCAAGCATGGATAGCGGTTGCCGCCACCAACGCCAGTTCGATTCATTAACAGGGAAGCTCATGCTGGCAGGATTGCTGTACGCCATCGCCGCAGGCCTATTGTGGGGCCTTATCTTTATCGGCCCGCTGCTGGTGCCCGATTACCCGGCCGCCTTGCAATCAACCGGCCGCTATCTCGCCCTTGGATTGGTGGCGCTGCCCCTTGCCTGGCAGCAGCGCCGGGCGCTGGCTACCCTCAGCCGGCGCGACTGGCAACTGGCGTTGCTGCTGGCCCTTATCGGCAACCTTTTGTATTACTGCGGGGTAGCCGGTGCCGTGCTGCGGGTGGGCGCACCCATCGCCACCATGGTGGTGGGCACCTTGCCGGTGGTGATTGCCTTGGCCGCCAACTTTTTATACCGCGACCAAGAAGGGCAGTTGCGTTGGCCGGTAATGAGCGCGGCAGTGGCGCTGATGCTGGCCGGGTTGGGGCTGGTCAATATCAGTGAACTCAAAAGCGGCGCGGCCCACCTTGGCGGCGGGCACTATCTGGAAGGCTTGTTGCTGGCGTTTTTTGCGGTGGCCTGCTGGAGCTGGTACGCCCTTAAAAATGCCCGCTGGCTGCGCACCAACCCAAGGCGCTCGCCGGCGGCCTGGGCCACGGCGCAGGGTCTGGCCACCTTGCCGTTATCAGTGCTGGGTTTTGCCCTGGCAAGCCTCTACCTGCACCTTGAGCAGCCGCAGTTTCCGTTGCCGCTGGGGCCACGCCCCGGCATCTTTGTGGCGCTGATGCTGGCCATTGCGGTGCTCTGTTCCTGGTTGGGTACCTTGTGCTGGAATGCCGCCAGCCAGCGCCTGCCGACCGTGCTGATGGGGCCGATGGCGGCCTTTGAGATCCTCACCGGCCTTGGCTACAGCTACGCCCTTCGCGGCCAATGGCCTGACGGCGCTACCTTGGCCGGTGTGCTTTGCATGGTGCTGGCCGTGGTGCTGACGGTGGCCGCCAAACACCGAAGCGCTAGGGCTTAACGCCGGTCAGTTTTTCGATGACCTTCGCCACCGCCACCAGGCCAAAGGTGGCAGTGACCACCATGGAAGCGCCAAATCCCGAGGCACAGTCCATGCGCATGGAGCCGTCGGCTTGCTTGGTGGCGCACACGGTACCGTCGGGCTTAGGGTATTTGAGGGCTTCCGAGGAAAACACACAGTCCACCCCGAACTTGCGGGTCTTGGAGAAGTGGTAGTTGCGGCGCAAGCGCTCTTTTAACTTACGGGCCAGGGGGTCTTGGATGGTTTTGGTAAGATCCGCCACCTGCACCTGGGTAGGGTCAACCTGGCCACCGGCGCCGCCCATGGTGATGATGCGTATCTTGTTGCGCTTGCAATGGGCGATCATGGCCGCCTTCGCGCCCAAAGAATCAGTTGCATCAATCACATAGTCAAAGCCAGCAGCCAAAAGTTCAGCTACATTTTCCGGGGTGACAAAATCATCGATGGCCGTCACCTGGCAATCGGGATTGATAAGGCGGATACGTTCGGCCATGACCTCGGTCTTAGGAAGACCCACTGTGGTGGTCAGGGCATGGATTTGACGGTTGGTGTTGGTGGTACAGACATCGTCCATGTCCACCAGAGTGATGGCACCCACACCGCTGCGGGCCAGCGCCTCGGCTACCCAAGTGCCGACGCCGCCGATCCCAGCCACGAAAATATGACTATGTTTCAGTACATTGGCCGCACTTTGGCCATAGAGCCGGATAATGCCGCCAAATCTGGTGTCGTAATCGCTCATCAGTTACCCCCAAACCCGGGCGCGCATTCTAGCATGGGCCGGGCTTGTAACTAATGGACTATTCCAAATTGACACAAAGAGACGGCATCATGGCTCAACTCCCCCAACCTGTTGGCGCATGTCGCCCGTTAAGGAGATAGCATGCAGGACGTAGTAATAGTCGCAGCAACCCGTACCGCCGTTGGCGGTTTCCAAGGAAGCCTCAGCCAGATCCCGGCCCACCAACTGGCCGCCACCCTTATCCAGGATACCCTGGCCAAGCTAGGCCTCGACGGCAGCCAAGTCGACGAAGTGCTGCTCGGCCAGGTACTGACCGCCGGTTGTGGCCAAAACCCGGCCCGCCAGGCAGCCATTCACGCCGGCCTGCCCAACATGGTGCCGGCCATGACCATCAACAAGGTGTGCGGCAGTGGCCTCAAAGCCCTGCACCTGGCCACCCAGGCCATTCGCTGCGGCGATGCCGATGTGGTGATTGCCGGCGGCATGGAAAACATGAGCCTGTCTCCCTACATCATGCCTGGCGCCCGTACCGGCCTTCGTATGGGTAACGCCCAAGTGGTGGACACCATGGTCAACGACGGCCTGTGGGACGCGTTCAACGATTACCACATGGGCATCACCGCCGAGAACCTGGCCGAGAAATACGACATCAGCCGTGAGCAGCAGGACGCCTTTGCCGCTCAGTCTCAGCAAAAGGCCGCGGCCGCCATCGAAGCTGGCCGCTTTAAAGATGAAATCACCCCCATCAAGGTGCCTCAGCGCAAGGGCGACCCCCTTGTCTTTGATACCGACGAAGGCCCCCGCGCCGGCACCACTGCCGAGAGCCTGGCCAAATTGCGCCCGGCCTTTAAAAAGGACGGCACCGTGACCGCCGGTAACGCGTCGAGCATCAACGACGGTGCCGCCATCGTGGTGATGATGAGCCGCGAAAAGGCCCAGCAGCTGGGTCTGGAAGTGCTGGCCCATGTCAAAGCCTACGCCAACGCCGGGGTGGACCCGTCCATCATGGGCATTGGCCCTGTCCCCGCTACCCAGCGCTGCCTGGCTCGCGCCGGCTGGAAGGTAGAAGACTTGGACCTGATTGAGGCCAACGAAGCCTTTGCCGCTCAATCCCTGGCGGTGGGTAAAGAGCTGGGCTGGGACACCAGTAAGGTCAACGTCAACGGCGGCGCCATTGCCATTGGCCACCCCATCGGCGCCTCCGGCTGCCGGGTGCTGGTCACCTTGGTGCACGAGATGCTCAAGCGGGACGCCAAAAAAGGCCTGGCGACCCTGTGCATCGGCGGCGGCCAGGGGGTTGCCCTGGCCATCGAGCGGGACTGATAACCGCGTTTTAAAAAAGGGGCCGGTTGGCTCCTTTTTTATTGGTTGGGTGCATTGATTTCAAGCCAGCGCGGCACCGCATCGGCCGGCAGCGGCCTTGAAAAATAAAAGCCCTGGGCCTGCTGGCAGTGATGTTTGGCTAAAAACTCAGCCTGGGCCGCCGTTTCCACCCCTTCGGCTATCACCTCCAGCCCAAGGCCTCTGGCCATCCCCAGCACCGCCAGGCTTATCTCCACCTCCCCTTGGCTGCCCGGCAGGTTCTGTACAAAGCTGCGGTCCAGTTTCAAGGCATTGATGGGCAGTTTGCGAAGGTACGCCAGGGACGAATAACCGGTGCCGAAATCGTCGATGGAAAGGCGAATACCACGGCTGCGAATGGCCTCGAGCATGGCCAGCATCGCCTCGGCCCGTTCGGGAATAAAAAAGCTCTCGGTGATCTCCAGCTCAATCAGCTCCGGGGCTATCTGATAGCGGCTCAGGCAGTGGTCCAATACCCGCAGGAAGTGCTCAGACTGCAATTGCAGCACCGAGAGGTTTACCGCCACCGGCACCCGGGCCAGGTGCTGCCACTTTTGAAGCTGCGCGCACACCATCTCCAGCACCTGGGTGCCCAAGGTTTCAATCAGCCCCAGCCGCTCGGCCAGGGGAATAACCTCAGC
It contains:
- a CDS encoding class I SAM-dependent methyltransferase, translated to MSVTPEELGRQLRQPEGALGLKVAEGMNKTNAQIIQYCQEALALVDGEQLLEVGPGNGAHAADLLAGLPHCRYLGLDSASAMVAAAREKPHPQLAFMEGDLLAFTPAQLFDKVLTINTAYFWQPLAPALAQLNRCLKLGGTLVLGVRSRATMAGQPQFAEGFCFFDGPELASALESCGFRVSWQKRPERSVTILGNVLEKEALIFTAIKEAAC
- a CDS encoding cupredoxin domain-containing protein; translation: MLVNLIGLLAIAFVVFWFWPRKGASKATPGNSEATIVVDGGVYEPERPVRPAGQPITLTFLRKDASACAQWVLFDGVDASTELPIGKPHTLTLPPLAPGEYVFHCQMNMYRGTLVVK
- a CDS encoding TspO/MBR family protein: MSSQHKLLSLLICLVLVGITGALGAMASVDAKVFYASLSQPSWAPPPWLFGPVWTALYLMMALSLWRYGQSPGKQKWPQRLFLLQLGVNALWSWLFFSWHQGALAMLDVLALLVLIGACIRGFYPVNRLAAWLLVPYLAWVSFAALLTFSLWQGNSHLLG
- a CDS encoding patatin-like phospholipase family protein — protein: MQQPSRALVVEGGAMRGIFATGVLDAFLEHRYRPFDFCLGVSAGSTNLAAWLAGQQRRNYKVITDYSCRPEFISLGRFLRGGHWLDLDWLWEVTIREIRLDLDAFAAQPVPLYVVTTRVDNGKAAYIKADAGNLEQLLKASCAVPLAYRSNPCLDGIAMTDGGVADSIPVIEAYNKGARDITVVLSRPLGYRKKPAKAPWLTKRLLTGYPALAEAMVNRHLSYNAAIDFIERPPADCKVRVIAPGDGFKVGRTTTDKARLDAGYAMGLASGQAAWESGQPSAPSGRLETLP
- a CDS encoding diguanylate cyclase, with the protein product MHSPIPSNTSPQELSHILDKLGEGVLLTDAQHKVSFANPAACQALGVERPEGLALAMLLPAIAPYLVSLATSPQASLAGLQVEQSGQGETRHLKVSLEPRLDPKQSPIGFLVFIKDISGTVQDRAELRDQNARLEAIINGTRAGTWEWNVQTDQTRINERWAQMLGYTRAELEPMSGEVFKTLAHPDDIVFSDEKLALHFAGKLPFYEQICRLRHKDGHWVWVHDRGQLTSRDSDGHPLLVTGTHIDITESRLAEERLNKLAQSVPGVIYQYALGPDGHSWFPYASQGIRAIYGLSPQQVTSDASLVFERLHPDDAEAVADSIRSSARTLGKWHCQYRVKLDDRQIWVEGNAVPEKLEDGTILWHGIITDITERKHLEEQLRILSITDELTGLFNRRHLFKVIDDTFHQFQRYQTPFSLLLIDIDHFKAINDGHGHPVGDEVLKVLAALFGQSLRRTDVAGRIGGEEFLVLLTGTEAKGAAQAAQQLCQQFAAMALDDGRQGQFSATLSIGVATVSADDKDPTALVKRADQAVYQAKRHGRNQVWTAD
- a CDS encoding glutathione binding-like protein, producing the protein MIDLYYWPTPNGHKITLFLEEAGLEYRIVPVDISAGDQFKPEFLAFSPNNRMPAIIDHAPADGGQAITVFESGAILQYLADKTRQFWPKDVRAHNTVNEWLFWQVGGLGPMAGQNHHFGVYAPEKIDYAINRYVNETNRLYGVLNKRLEGRDFIAGSDYSIADMACYPWIVPHERQQQDLNQFPHLKRWFEAIAKRPATLRAYAKGEAVSNNRATVTEQGKQVLFGQKART
- a CDS encoding aminotransferase class V-fold PLP-dependent enzyme; the encoded protein is MFDPIAFRAQFPSLCQPEIYLDNGASTQTAAAVLNAMDSYYREYRANVHRGSHSWAERATSAVEAARDSIQSLINAADRRAVVFTSGTTAAINLVAWGLIDYFQPGDRILVSAMEHHANLVPWQLLARRTGAVIEVIPLKDDASLDMAAYEALLANKPKLVACCHVSNTLGLINPVEAICAKARQAGALTLIDGAQAIAHLKVDIQAIGCDFYAFSGHKMFGPTGVGVLAGRLESLGELLPFMGGGEMIDKVSFEGVTFNALPHRLEAGTGPISEIIGLGAAANMLQSLDASAYEAELTALLLDGLAALPVKVLGQGPRVSLVSISVDGVHHSDLAHYLAGKGIAVRAGHHCTQPLHQLLGLPGSLRLAVAPYNTKQELQHCLAALAEAIALFQEMA
- a CDS encoding SufE family protein — protein: MSLFDDFAAEKHFEGRTRFLLSLARTLPLLDSKSASDEVSGCEAKTWLHLDTSTGRVNLRGDSEARIVKGLMALLFSLFEGLPVKDAKAINARQAFEQAGLARFLSPSRSNGLYAMLERIEQGLA
- a CDS encoding DMT family transporter gives rise to the protein MLAGLLYAIAAGLLWGLIFIGPLLVPDYPAALQSTGRYLALGLVALPLAWQQRRALATLSRRDWQLALLLALIGNLLYYCGVAGAVLRVGAPIATMVVGTLPVVIALAANFLYRDQEGQLRWPVMSAAVALMLAGLGLVNISELKSGAAHLGGGHYLEGLLLAFFAVACWSWYALKNARWLRTNPRRSPAAWATAQGLATLPLSVLGFALASLYLHLEQPQFPLPLGPRPGIFVALMLAIAVLCSWLGTLCWNAASQRLPTVLMGPMAAFEILTGLGYSYALRGQWPDGATLAGVLCMVLAVVLTVAAKHRSARA
- the tcdA gene encoding tRNA cyclic N6-threonylcarbamoyladenosine(37) synthase TcdA — protein: MSDYDTRFGGIIRLYGQSAANVLKHSHIFVAGIGGVGTWVAEALARSGVGAITLVDMDDVCTTNTNRQIHALTTTVGLPKTEVMAERIRLINPDCQVTAIDDFVTPENVAELLAAGFDYVIDATDSLGAKAAMIAHCKRNKIRIITMGGAGGQVDPTQVQVADLTKTIQDPLARKLKERLRRNYHFSKTRKFGVDCVFSSEALKYPKPDGTVCATKQADGSMRMDCASGFGASMVVTATFGLVAVAKVIEKLTGVKP
- a CDS encoding acetyl-CoA C-acetyltransferase is translated as MQDVVIVAATRTAVGGFQGSLSQIPAHQLAATLIQDTLAKLGLDGSQVDEVLLGQVLTAGCGQNPARQAAIHAGLPNMVPAMTINKVCGSGLKALHLATQAIRCGDADVVIAGGMENMSLSPYIMPGARTGLRMGNAQVVDTMVNDGLWDAFNDYHMGITAENLAEKYDISREQQDAFAAQSQQKAAAAIEAGRFKDEITPIKVPQRKGDPLVFDTDEGPRAGTTAESLAKLRPAFKKDGTVTAGNASSINDGAAIVVMMSREKAQQLGLEVLAHVKAYANAGVDPSIMGIGPVPATQRCLARAGWKVEDLDLIEANEAFAAQSLAVGKELGWDTSKVNVNGGAIAIGHPIGASGCRVLVTLVHEMLKRDAKKGLATLCIGGGQGVALAIERD